From a region of the Fervidicoccaceae archaeon genome:
- a CDS encoding transcriptional regulator, with product MVRDKAIGISLLAISALVIVLYAYLVFLTTYDILLLKLTGFLAIAGIFGILAWIGYTLATTPPPKPIEEIEKEIENELKKLDEESKKEEQEKGQS from the coding sequence ATGGTTAGAGACAAAGCAATTGGTATATCATTGCTTGCCATTTCTGCCCTAGTTATAGTTCTTTATGCATACCTTGTATTCCTTACCACTTATGACATTTTACTTCTAAAATTGACAGGATTTCTTGCTATTGCTGGAATATTTGGAATTCTCGCTTGGATCGGATATACCCTAGCTACAACTCCACCTCCAAAGCCAATTGAAGAGATAGAGAAGGAAATAGAGAATGAGCTCAAAAAGCTCGATGAAGAAAGCAAGAAGGAAGAGCAGGAGAAAGGGCAATCATAA
- a CDS encoding fibrillarin-like rRNA/tRNA 2'-O-methyltransferase: MSEPVKIRELEINRRIYEIEFDDGSRKLSTMNLVPGKRVYGERLYRIAGVEYREWIPYRSKLAGAILKGLSAVPIEEGSKVLYLGAAAGTTPSHVSDIVGNNGIVYSVEFAPRVMREFLLVAKDRRNLVPILADARLPSTYSHIVDLCDVIYADVAQPEQASLVIENAKWFLKDGGHVFLAIKARSIDVTKEPTEVFKREISTLEKGGFETISVVHLDPYDKDHAMVLAKYKGK; encoded by the coding sequence ATGAGCGAACCAGTAAAAATTAGAGAGCTCGAGATCAATAGGAGAATATATGAAATAGAGTTCGACGATGGCTCGAGAAAGCTATCAACGATGAACCTTGTTCCTGGAAAAAGGGTCTATGGCGAAAGACTCTATAGGATAGCGGGTGTAGAGTACAGGGAGTGGATCCCATATAGAAGCAAGCTAGCAGGGGCAATATTGAAAGGTCTCTCAGCCGTTCCAATAGAAGAAGGCAGCAAGGTTCTCTACTTGGGAGCTGCTGCAGGAACGACACCGAGCCATGTTAGCGATATAGTTGGAAACAACGGGATAGTGTATTCTGTCGAATTTGCCCCAAGAGTAATGAGAGAGTTTCTTCTTGTGGCGAAGGATCGAAGGAATCTAGTGCCAATCCTAGCAGATGCTAGATTACCCTCAACTTACTCTCACATCGTTGATCTATGTGATGTCATTTACGCTGATGTGGCTCAACCAGAACAGGCATCTCTTGTCATAGAGAATGCCAAATGGTTCTTGAAGGATGGAGGGCACGTTTTCCTTGCTATAAAAGCGAGGAGCATTGATGTCACGAAGGAACCTACAGAAGTGTTTAAGCGTGAGATATCCACTCTTGAAAAGGGAGGATTTGAGACGATAAGCGTCGTTCATCTAGACCCATATGATAAGGATCACGCTATGGTTCTCGCTAAATACAAGGGAAAGTAG
- a CDS encoding SDR family oxidoreductase yields MSNFNINGTRVLVTASTRGIGFGISKVLLENGARVVINGRTKEGVSKALDRLPETHRSRAIGVVADITKKEEISRLVRETAQNLDGLDSLVYVTGPPRPGYFSDLSYEDWEEGIKLLVTSAIFLARETIPYLKKSSNPSMVFLSSIAVKEPIPNIALSNVLRITVHGLVKTLSRELAQYGIRVNAVLPGHIETERSIQLAADRARREGRKIDEVLAEMSKEIPLGRLGRPEEVGYAVAFLISPFASYITGAFIPVDGGILRSL; encoded by the coding sequence ATGTCAAACTTCAATATAAACGGCACAAGAGTTCTCGTTACAGCTTCGACAAGAGGGATAGGCTTTGGGATTTCAAAGGTACTATTGGAAAATGGAGCTAGAGTTGTTATAAACGGAAGAACAAAAGAAGGGGTTTCCAAGGCACTTGATAGATTGCCAGAAACACACAGGAGCAGAGCGATTGGAGTAGTAGCTGATATAACAAAGAAGGAAGAAATCAGTAGGCTCGTTAGAGAAACTGCTCAGAACTTAGATGGACTTGATTCATTAGTTTACGTCACAGGACCTCCAAGGCCGGGATACTTCAGCGATCTAAGCTATGAAGACTGGGAAGAGGGGATAAAGCTACTTGTTACTTCGGCAATTTTCTTGGCAAGGGAGACTATACCATATCTGAAAAAATCAAGTAATCCCTCCATGGTATTTTTAAGCAGTATAGCAGTGAAGGAACCCATACCCAACATTGCCCTTTCAAACGTTCTGAGGATAACTGTTCATGGTCTTGTGAAGACCCTATCCAGAGAGCTTGCTCAATATGGGATAAGGGTCAATGCTGTCCTTCCAGGTCACATAGAAACGGAAAGATCTATTCAACTTGCAGCCGATAGAGCCAGGAGAGAGGGAAGAAAAATAGATGAAGTTCTAGCTGAAATGAGCAAGGAAATTCCGCTCGGTAGGCTAGGAAGACCAGAGGAAGTAGGCTATGCAGTAGCATTTTTGATAAGCCCCTTTGCCTCCTACATAACAGGTGCCTTCATCCCAGTAGATGGAGGAATTCTGAGATCACTTTAA
- a CDS encoding Lrp/AsnC family transcriptional regulator produces the protein MIEMAPLTAFILINTKIGKEDIVSQEINELIKNSHDLKEGKAYSLFGEYDLIVVISAERIESVEKFVSALRKMENVTRTTTLVSST, from the coding sequence ATGATCGAGATGGCTCCCCTGACTGCCTTCATATTAATAAACACAAAAATCGGAAAGGAGGATATAGTCTCTCAGGAAATAAATGAACTTATTAAGAATTCACATGATCTCAAGGAAGGAAAGGCTTATTCTTTATTTGGAGAATATGACCTAATTGTTGTTATAAGTGCTGAGAGAATAGAATCAGTAGAGAAGTTCGTCTCAGCTCTGAGAAAGATGGAGAATGTAACTAGAACTACTACGCTTGTTTCAAGCACATAA
- a CDS encoding C/D box methylation guide ribonucleoprotein complex aNOP56 subunit (functions along with aFIB and aL7a; guides 2'-O-methylation of ribose to specific sites in RNAs), translating to MKIYLIQHAIGTFAVKEDGSLADYEHEAKDIDENVEQLLKYEAGQPTSSMIRLIERMNRSDEILVEIEGIARALSTSYQGLQIYVRPHEEIFRKFRQSIEEIAVQTGYFKTKEEYRSFMHLLSMEYTRRKLRKAAQKRDQLAAQAIRAIDDLDKTYNLYVIRLREWYSVHFPELDSLIPNHEQYVKLVMELGHRENFTGENLLRLGISQDKVEKIESAAKESIGADLSDFDIKPVQTLARMAWDIYTLRQELADYIDGVMKEVAPNITALVGSLLGARLISLAGSLESLARLPASTIQVLGAEKALFRSLKTGTKPPKHGIIFQYPEIHKAPRWQRGKMARTLAAKLAIAAKVDAFTGRWIGDKLVEDLTRRIEEIKKLYAKPPLRAAAPQKEAVRPHRKEERRGKGGKERKKKFGGR from the coding sequence ATGAAAATTTACCTAATACAACATGCTATTGGAACATTTGCTGTCAAAGAGGACGGCTCTCTTGCTGATTATGAGCATGAGGCAAAGGACATCGATGAAAACGTAGAACAGCTCCTCAAATACGAAGCAGGACAGCCAACGAGCAGCATGATCAGGCTCATTGAGCGAATGAATAGGAGCGATGAGATACTTGTAGAGATAGAGGGAATTGCTAGGGCACTTAGCACGAGCTATCAGGGTCTTCAGATATATGTAAGGCCGCATGAGGAGATTTTCAGAAAATTCAGACAAAGCATTGAAGAAATAGCCGTTCAAACAGGATACTTTAAAACGAAGGAAGAATATAGAAGCTTCATGCACCTTCTATCAATGGAGTATACTAGGAGGAAGCTTAGAAAGGCTGCACAGAAAAGAGATCAACTAGCAGCACAGGCGATAAGAGCAATTGATGATTTGGATAAGACTTACAATCTATACGTCATCAGGTTGAGAGAGTGGTACAGCGTTCATTTCCCTGAGCTCGATAGTCTAATTCCAAATCATGAGCAATACGTGAAGCTAGTCATGGAGCTAGGTCACAGGGAGAACTTCACGGGCGAGAACCTTTTAAGATTGGGCATATCGCAGGACAAGGTTGAAAAAATAGAGAGTGCAGCAAAAGAAAGCATTGGAGCTGATCTCAGTGACTTTGACATAAAACCAGTTCAAACGCTAGCTAGAATGGCTTGGGATATATATACGCTGAGGCAAGAGCTTGCCGATTACATAGATGGAGTTATGAAGGAAGTTGCTCCAAATATAACTGCTTTGGTAGGAAGCCTCCTAGGAGCCAGACTTATAAGTTTAGCAGGAAGCCTTGAATCCCTAGCCAGGCTTCCAGCTAGCACCATACAGGTTCTAGGGGCAGAGAAGGCGCTTTTCAGATCGCTGAAAACGGGAACAAAACCGCCTAAGCACGGAATCATTTTCCAATATCCTGAAATCCACAAGGCGCCAAGGTGGCAGAGAGGTAAAATGGCTAGAACTCTAGCAGCTAAGCTAGCAATAGCAGCCAAGGTCGATGCGTTCACAGGAAGATGGATCGGAGATAAGCTTGTTGAAGATCTCACGCGGAGAATAGAGGAGATAAAAAAGCTCTACGCTAAACCCCCACTCAGAGCAGCAGCCCCCCAAAAGGAAGCAGTCAGGCCTCATAGGAAGGAGGAAAGGAGAGGAAAAGGAGGAAAGGAAAGGAAAAAGAAATTTGGAGGTAGATGA
- the thiM gene encoding hydroxyethylthiazole kinase — translation MSWVGESLEKLREKRPLVHNITNYVVMNTTANALLAIGASPIMAHSPEELNDIVSMADAIVINIGTLDERWIYSMLKAARIASENKKPVILDPVGAGATKLRTEISLMLLSSGNISVVKGNYGEILSLLGEMGKTKGVDSAAYVPERAKSIVKEVAEKYNVVAGITGPIDFVSDGKEVYSIQNEITKVRNVIDRVTGLGCMVSAIIGAFLAVDTPLRATIGGMAAFKAASTLAATETQLPGSFHIKLYDWLFKIDGESINNTVKINKIL, via the coding sequence ATGAGCTGGGTAGGCGAATCTCTCGAGAAGCTCAGAGAAAAGAGGCCTCTCGTTCACAACATAACAAATTACGTTGTAATGAATACTACAGCAAATGCGCTTCTAGCAATAGGGGCTTCTCCCATAATGGCCCATTCTCCGGAGGAGCTCAATGATATAGTTTCCATGGCCGATGCTATAGTTATCAATATTGGAACACTTGATGAAAGATGGATCTACTCTATGCTCAAGGCAGCTAGAATAGCTAGCGAGAACAAGAAGCCTGTAATTCTAGATCCAGTTGGAGCAGGTGCCACAAAGCTTAGAACAGAAATATCTCTTATGCTGCTAAGCAGCGGAAATATCAGCGTTGTGAAGGGCAACTATGGAGAAATCCTTTCACTTCTCGGAGAAATGGGAAAGACCAAGGGAGTAGATTCAGCTGCTTATGTACCTGAAAGAGCAAAGAGCATAGTGAAGGAAGTAGCAGAAAAGTACAATGTTGTTGCTGGAATAACGGGGCCCATAGATTTTGTAAGTGATGGGAAGGAAGTCTATTCAATACAAAATGAGATAACCAAGGTAAGAAATGTTATCGACAGAGTTACAGGCTTAGGATGCATGGTTTCCGCCATTATTGGTGCTTTCCTTGCAGTTGACACTCCTCTGAGAGCAACGATTGGAGGGATGGCAGCATTCAAGGCTGCATCTACTTTGGCAGCCACGGAAACCCAGCTGCCAGGAAGCTTCCACATAAAGCTATATGATTGGTTATTTAAGATTGACGGAGAATCCATAAATAATACAGTCAAAATAAACAAAATTCTCTAG